The proteins below come from a single Miscanthus floridulus cultivar M001 chromosome 1, ASM1932011v1, whole genome shotgun sequence genomic window:
- the LOC136540492 gene encoding ARF guanine-nucleotide exchange factor GNOM-like: MGGLRAASPSGAGSGAVAGAGSDHGAPRLAMACVLASEAATVLAVMRRNVRWAGVRYGDGDGGAGDDEHLDHPLVAGLKALRRRAAAWGHGRWAGVEPLLYLRPFLDVVRSDETGAPITGAALSSLHKILTLDLVGPGAPGAAEAMAAVVDAVTACRFEVTDPASEEAVLARVLQVLLACVRSRAAPALANHHVCTIVNTCFRVVQQAGTKGELLQRVSRQTMQEVIRTVFARLPDIDVTVLSEEQVAGGKNQCLGAEETENGKSDYVCLNSSGHEVGDGSGVVQDKDLMEPFGVPCMVEILQFLCSLLNIAEDIEVNPKMNPIDFDEDVPLFALGLINSAIELSASSIHRHKKLLAFVQDELFLNLMHFGLSMSPLILSTVCSIVFTLFYHLRHELKLQIEAFFSCVILRLAQSRYGASYQQQEVALEALIDFCRQKEFMAEMYANMDCDLQCSNIFEELANLLSKSAFPVNSPLSALNVLALDGLVAVIQAMAQRTDNAPQHHEQTVPEISEYFPFWQLKCESSNDPDQWVKFVHQQKSIKRKLMVGVEHFNRDKRKGFEYLQGVHLLPEKLDPHNVALFFRYTPGLDKNLLGEYLGNHDEFSIQVLHEFARTFDFKDMNLDAALRLFLETFRLPGESQKIQRILEAFSERYYEQSPQMFVNRDAALVLSYSVILLNTDQHNVRVKKKMTEEDFIRNNRRINGGNDLPREFLSELYYSICQNEIKTIPEKGAGCSEMSFSRWVDLMWRSKRTSMYIACDSYPFLDHDMFSVMAGPTVAAVSVVFDNVEHGHEEVLTGCIDGFLSVAKLAAFYHLDDVLNDLVVALSKFTTLLNTSYIDDPVTAFGEDTKARMATEAVFTIATAYGDHIRSGWRNIIDCILRLHKIGLLPGRLTGDTADDQESSSESLPGKLTSSAPQVLPIITPRKTYGLMGRFSQLLYLDAEEPRSQPTEEQLAAQRNASKTVKKCQIGTIFTESKFLQADSLSNLARALIQAAGRPQKITSSLDDEGIAVFCLELLIIVTLNNRDRIVLLWQDVFEHITHIVQSTVMPCNLVEKAVFGLLHICQRLLPYKANLVDDLLRSLQLILKLDARVADAYCENITLEVTRLVKANATHIKSQMGWRTIISLLCITARHPDASDAGFEALVFIMSEGAHLSPAHFILSVEASRQFAESRVGSAERSIHALNLMADSVNCLLRWSREVREAGGEADRILEGIAEMWLRLVQALRKVCVDQREEVRNHALLSLHRCLVVDGISVKSSTWLMAFDIIFQLLDELLEIAQSYSPKDFRNMEVSLLHAVKLLCKVFLQSLKDLSGQGSFDKLWLEVLDMIEKFMKVKVRGRRTEKLQEAIPELVKNILMVMKASGILSKTGASENSFWEATWLQVNKIVPSLQSEFFPDNEDGSTTQVEENKLDTQAQSDQNNDQ, translated from the exons ATGGGCGGGCTCAGGGCAGCATCGCCGTCAGGCGCAGGATCCGGAGCCGTCGCGGGGGCGGGATCCGATCACGGGGCGCCGCGACTGGCGATGGCGTGTGTGCTGGCGTCAGAGGCCGCCACGGTGCTCGCCGTCATGCGCCGCAACGTCCGCTGGGCGGGCGTCCgctacggcgacggcgacggcggcgcgggcgacgACGAGCACCTTGATCACCCGCTCGTCGCGGGGCTCAAGGCTCTCCGCCGCCGCGCTGCCGCGTGGGGCCACGGTCGCTGGGCGGGCGTCGAGCCGCTCCTCTACCTCCGACCCTTCCTCGATGTCGTCCGCTCCGACGAGACTGGGGCGCCCATCACGGGCGCTGCGCTCTCGTCGTTGCACAAGATCCTCACCCTTGACCTCGTCGGGCCCGGCGCACCAGGCGCCGCCgaggccatggccgccgtcgtcgACGCCGTCACGGCCTGCCGCTTTGAGGTCACCGACCCGGCGTCCGAGGAGGCCGTCCTGGCAAGGGTCCTGCAAGTGCTGCTCGCCTGCGTGCGCAGCCGTGCAGCACCGGCGCTTGCCAACCACCACGTCTGCACGATCGTCAACACATGTTTCCGCGTCGTGCAGCAGGCTGGAACCAAGGGGGAGCTACTGCAGCGTGTCTCCCGCCAGACAATGCAGGAGGTTATACGAACTGTCTTTGCCCGCCTGCCGGACATTGATGTCACTGTGTTGTCCGAGGAGCAG GTTGCTGGTGGCAAGAACCAATGTTTGGGTGCTGAGGAGACAGAGAACGGGAAGAGTGACTATGTATGTTTGAATAGCTCTGGCCATGAGGTGGGAGATGGTTCTGGTGTTGTGCAAGACAAAGACTTGATGGAGCCCTTTGGGGTTCCTTGTATGGTAGAGATATTGCAATTCTTGTGCTCCCTCTTGAACATAGCAGAAGACATTGAGGTGAACCCAAAGATGAATCCAATTGACTTTGATGAGGATGTGCCGCTTTTTGCTCTGGGGTTGATTAATTCGGCTATTGAGTTGTCGGCTTCGTCTATACACAGACATAAAAAACTTTTAGCATTTGTACAGGATGAATTGTTCCTCAATCTAATGCATTTTGGCTTGTCAATGAGCCCCCTGATCCTGTCGACAGTGTGCAGCATTGTTTTTACTCTCTTTTACCATCTGCGCCATGAACTTAAGCTGCAAATAGAGGCTTTCTTCTCATGTGTTATCCTAAGATTAGCACAGAGTAGATATGGAGCAAGTTATCAGCAGCAAGAAGTTGCCCTTGAGGCTCTAATTGATTTTTGCCGGCAGAAAGAGTTTATGGCTGAGATGTATGCAAATATGGACTGTGATTTACAGTGCTCAAATATTTTTGAAGAGTTAGCTAACCTTCTGTCTAAGAGCGCATTTCCTGTGAACAGTCCTTTGTCAGCTTTAAATGTGCTTGCTTTGGATGGTTTGGTTGCTGTCATTCAGGCAATGGCACAGCGGACTGATAATGCACCTCAACATCATGAGCAAACAGTGCCAGAAATAAGTGAATATTTTCCTTTCTGGCAGTTGAAGTGTGAGAGCAGTAATGATCCTGATCAGTGGGTTAAATTTGTCCACCAGCAGAAAAGCATCAAGAGAAAGCTAATGGTTGGTGTTGAACATTTTAATAGGGACAAAAGGAAGGGTTTTGAGTACCTACAAGGCGTTCATCTTTTGCCTGAAAAACTTGATCCACACAATGTTGCTCTGTTCTTTAGGTACACACCTGGGTTGGACAAGAATCTTCTTGGGGAGTACCTGGGTAATCACGATGAATTCTCTATTCAGGTCCTTCATGAATTTGCTCGAACCTTTGACTTCAAGGATATGAATTTGGATGCTGCCTTAAGGCTCTTCTTGGAAACTTTCCGGCTGCCTGGTGAGTCACAGAAGATACAGAGAATTCTTGAGGCCTTTTCTGAGCGATATTATGAACAGTCACCACAAATGTTTGTTAATAGAGATGCAGCTCTGGTGTTATCATATTCTGTAATCTTGCTCAATACTGATCAGCACAATGTAAGGGTTAAGAAGAAGATGACTGAGGAAGACTTTATTAGGAACAATCGCCGTATAAATGGAGGAAATGATCTGCCAAGAGAATTCTTGTCAGAGCTTTATTATTCTATTTGCCAGAATGAAATCAAAACTATTCCTGAGAAGGGAGCTGGGTGTTCTGAGATGTCTTTCAGTCGCTGGGTTGATCTAATGTGGAGGTCAAAGAGAACATCAATGTACATTGCTTGTGACTCCTACCCTTttcttgatcatgacatgttttcTGTTATGGCCGGACCAACAGTTGCTGCTGTTTCTGTGGTTTTTGATAATGTTGAGCATGGCCATGAAGAGGTTCTTACAGGGTGCATTGATGGCTTTCTGTCAGTGGCGAAATTGGCTGCATTCTATCATCTTGATGATGTTCTGAATGATCTTGTTGTGGCACTATCTAAATTCACCACTTTGTTGAACACTTCCTACATTGATGATCCTGTAACAGCTTTCGGGGAGGATACCAAGGCTAGAATGGCAACAGAAGCTGTTTTCACTATAGCAACTGCTTATGGTGATCACATACGCAGCGGATGGCGGAACATAATAGATTGTATTTTAAGATTGCATAAGATAGGACTTCTTCCTGGTCGCCTCACTGGCGATACAGCTGATGATCAGGAATCCTCTTCAGAGTCATTACCCGGCAAACTTACTTCATCCGCTCCTCAAGTTTTGCCAATTATCACTCCTCGGAAAACTTATGGACTGATGGGGAGGTTCAGCCAACTACTGTACTTAGATGCTGAGGAACCAAGGTCCCAACCAACTGAGGAGCAACTTGCTGCTCAGAGGAATGCTTCAAAGACTGTAAAGAAGTGCCAAATAGGTACCATCTTCACTGAGAGCAAATTCTTGCAAGCTGATTCGCTCTCAAATTTGGCAAGAGCCCTCATTCAGGCAGCAGGCAGACCTCAGAAAATCACCAGCTCACTTGATGATGAAGGCATAGCTGTCTTCTGCTTAGAGCTTCTAATTATTGTCACATTAAACAACAGAGACAGGATTGTTCTTTTGTGGCAGGATGTTTTTGAGCACATAACCCATATTGTCCAGTCCACGGTGATGCCCTGCAACCTAGTGGAGAAGGCTGTTTTTGGACTCCTGCACATCTGTCAGAGGTTGCTTCCCTATAAGGCGAACTTGGTAGATGATTTGCTGAGGTCATTGCAGCTTATTTTAAAACTTGATGCCCGTGTAGCTGATGCTTACTGTGAGAACATTACCTTGGAGGTCACACGGCTTGTCAAGGCCAATGCAACCCATATCAAATCCCAGATGGGTTGGCGGACTATCATTTCCTTGCTCTGCATCACGGCACGCCATCCTGATGCTTCTGATGCAGGATTTGAAGCCCTGGTTTTTATCATGTCAGAAGGAGCGCACCTCTCACCTGCCCACTTCATCCTTTCAGTGGAGGCATCAAGGCAGTTTGCAGAATCTCGGGTTGGGTCTGCAGAAAGATCTATCCATGCTTTGAACCTAATGGCAGACTCAGTTAACTGCCTTCTGCGATGGTCACGAGAGGTTAGAGAAGCTGGTGGAGAGGCAGACAGAATATTGGAAGGAATTGCTGAGATGTGGCTGCGGCTAGTGCAGGCTCTACGCAAGGTGTGCGTGGATCAAAGGGAAGAAGTGAGGAACCATGCGTTGTTATCGTTGCACAGATGCTTGGTAGTTGATGGAATATCAGTTAAGTCTTCAACATGGTTGATGGCATTTGACATTATTTTCCAGTTGCTTGACGAACTGTTGGAGATTGCTCAGAGCTACTCACCAAAGGATTTCAGAAACATGGAGGTGTCTCTCTTGCATGCTGTAAAACTGTTATGCAAGGTGTTCTTGCAGTCACTTAAAGACCTCTCAGGACAGGGCAGTTTTGATAAGCTGTGGTTGGAGGTCCTTGACATGATAGAGAAGTTCATGAAAGTCAAAGTGAGAGGGAGGAGGACTGAGAAGCTACAAGAGGCTATCCCAGAGTTAGTCAAGAACATACTGATGGTGATGAAAGCGAGTGGGATCCTGTCAAAAACAGGTGCAAGTGAAAACAGTTTCTGGGAAGCAACATGGCTTCAAGTTAACAAGATTGTGCCCTCTCTACAATCAGAATTTTTTCCTGACAATGAGGATGGAAGCAcaactcaagttgaagaaaacAAATTGGATACACAAGCGCAATCTGACCAGAACAATGATCAATAG